One part of the Salinimonas iocasae genome encodes these proteins:
- a CDS encoding MauE/DoxX family redox-associated membrane protein: MSKTAVLYRMATDEHICPFGLRSKDLLKRKGFSVEDHKLTSRAETDKFKEKHGVETTPQAFIDDERIGGYDELREYFNKGEAGQTGTTYTPVIAIFSVAALMMLAYQWAVSGDLLSIRSLMLFISFSMIMLAVQKLKDLYTFTNSFITYDLLAMKWVRYGYIYPFMEAYAGIGMLAQLPALLVAPISLFIGTVGAVSVFKAVYIDKRELKCACVGGDSNVPLGFVSLSENLFMIGGGLIMLLI, encoded by the coding sequence ATGAGTAAGACAGCTGTTCTGTATCGTATGGCAACTGATGAACATATTTGTCCGTTCGGATTACGTTCTAAAGATCTCCTTAAGCGCAAAGGTTTTAGCGTAGAGGATCATAAGCTGACTTCCCGGGCGGAGACGGATAAGTTCAAAGAAAAGCATGGGGTTGAGACTACCCCTCAGGCGTTTATCGATGATGAACGTATTGGCGGCTATGATGAGCTTAGAGAGTATTTTAATAAAGGTGAAGCGGGGCAGACCGGCACCACCTATACACCGGTTATTGCAATATTTTCTGTCGCCGCACTGATGATGCTGGCCTATCAATGGGCAGTAAGCGGAGATTTGCTGTCCATTCGGTCCTTAATGCTCTTCATATCATTTTCGATGATTATGCTGGCGGTGCAAAAACTAAAAGACTTATATACGTTTACTAACTCGTTTATTACCTACGATTTGCTCGCCATGAAATGGGTTCGCTATGGATATATTTACCCATTTATGGAGGCGTATGCCGGTATTGGTATGCTGGCACAATTACCGGCATTACTGGTTGCTCCTATCTCCCTGTTTATAGGTACAGTCGGCGCAGTTTCGGTGTTCAAAGCTGTGTATATTGATAAACGCGAACTAAAATGTGCCTGCGTTGGCGGCGATAGTAACGTTCCGCTCGGTTTTGTTTCGTTGTCAGAGAACCTGTTCATGATTGGCGGCGGTCTTATCATGTTGTTAATCTGA
- a CDS encoding DUF411 domain-containing protein yields the protein MTIRVLALILGLLGTVVQASTEKDNVHLNVYKSASCGCCKGWMAHLENSQRGKASQNAWRIEGKDTNTLGDIKAIHNVPVELRSCHTAVTHSGYVFEGHIPARYIESFLDNPPDDAFGLAVPGMPIGSPGMESGLRFQPYTIQLLLKDGSTRPFATVSTFEEQY from the coding sequence ATGACAATACGTGTACTAGCATTAATATTGGGCCTGCTGGGGACCGTCGTACAGGCATCCACTGAAAAAGACAATGTTCATCTAAATGTTTACAAGTCTGCATCCTGCGGCTGCTGTAAAGGCTGGATGGCGCATCTTGAGAATTCTCAACGTGGTAAAGCTTCACAAAATGCCTGGCGTATTGAAGGCAAGGATACAAATACGCTGGGTGATATTAAAGCCATCCACAATGTGCCGGTAGAGTTACGCTCCTGTCATACCGCAGTAACGCATTCGGGTTATGTCTTTGAGGGCCATATTCCGGCCAGGTACATTGAGTCTTTTTTAGATAATCCGCCAGATGATGCCTTCGGTCTCGCAGTACCCGGTATGCCAATAGGCTCCCCGGGTATGGAGAGCGGCTTGCGGTTTCAGCCATACACCATCCAGTTACTGCTTAAAGATGGCTCCACCCGCCCCTTCGCCACTGTCTCTACATTTGAGGAGCAGTACTAA
- a CDS encoding DUF305 domain-containing protein — translation MKYTRFFAMIGVSTIAMFIMMYLNTYALSHIWFSETRTYMALYMGAGMAVIMLAFMLSMYTDSRKNIAIFAGAVILFVACLYLLRSQLLVSDSAYMKGMIPHHSIAILTSERSQLEDQRVRELANGIIRTQRKEIKEMEWLIKDIEKNGKAVTREEAEARPVPEFSGQLKPGGNNE, via the coding sequence ATGAAGTACACCCGATTTTTCGCGATGATTGGTGTTTCAACTATCGCCATGTTCATCATGATGTACCTGAATACTTACGCGCTATCCCATATCTGGTTCAGCGAAACCCGAACCTATATGGCATTGTACATGGGCGCCGGCATGGCGGTAATCATGTTGGCATTTATGTTGAGCATGTACACGGATAGTCGTAAAAATATCGCTATCTTTGCAGGAGCTGTCATTCTGTTCGTGGCGTGTTTGTACCTATTGCGTTCACAGCTACTTGTGTCTGACTCAGCTTATATGAAGGGCATGATCCCCCATCACTCTATTGCGATTTTAACCAGCGAGCGGAGTCAATTGGAAGACCAGCGGGTCAGAGAGCTGGCTAATGGTATTATCAGAACACAACGTAAAGAAATTAAGGAAATGGAGTGGTTGATAAAAGATATTGAGAAAAACGGTAAGGCCGTTACCCGTGAAGAAGCCGAGGCGCGTCCTGTTCCCGAATTCTCGGGCCAATTAAAACCAGGAGGAAACAATGAGTAA